A window from Pichia kudriavzevii chromosome 5, complete sequence encodes these proteins:
- a CDS encoding uncharacterized protein (PKUD0E00760; similar to Saccharomyces cerevisiae YJR053W (BFA1); ancestral locus Anc_1.494): MEKEFRKLSLRPSKIDLSTIHENDISRENLKLLHKQQLLAKYIDKEARENTDDFDGEEFDFSTTDGDQQAMDFDRIVRDKVESQNREKTFKVSPNRLKSAMKTPTSNHFLTLNKDFKSPRIDSISSSSSKTPSSINSYSESDTENSDYMVDFDEFQDPEPEIDLIKNFNRRQMEAKRAAELARLENLAKYKKMKNNVLHNNNRLSKYYDKVDNDFIDDFSKDKAFESVEIDTSKLDRFKSNTPAFSALERKSSLPAIKMGMATGLEGSPRKIHRFSSTMDINNNTYNQKTFTPADTLRVASELKAFNGKELDNIDDFDLTITYSDYKKLKRKSQKFDLSKYTEPTSHRNHNHHHSSKQQNSDQKLIHLTPQNVSQTAKLTKEGKLKLIRSLGRPKVRKVMPGHMYGEIVYDPQLKKWMGNEEDAEKFESITSSKPKLINNNSMPQVVGNMIYDDKKLRWISMTGNYEDDPFDEDFDTTIKLTEKKASTKIGKGTGGSAFGRLVPSESTISISENLKNPNNHFRVHPDMYKSWKNEEERWVRKVGNWFPNDEHAHEFKYDLKIFLNQQ; this comes from the coding sequence ATGGAGAAAGAGTTCCGAAAGCTAAGTTTACGACCATCCAAGATTGACTTATCGACTATACATGAGAATGACATATCTCGAGAGAATCTCAAACTACTGCATAAACAACAACTACTAGCCAAATATATCGACAAGGAGGCACGAGAAAATACCGATGATTTTGACGGTGAGGAGTTTGACTTTTCTACAACTGATGGTGATCAGCAAGCCATGGATTTTGATAGAATTGTACGGGATAAAGTGGAATCACAGAATCGAGAAAAGACGTTTAAGGTTTCTCCGAATCGGTTGAAATCCGCTATGAAAACACCAACTTCCAACCACTTCCTTACGCTGAACAAAGATTTTAAATCTCCTAGAATTGATTCCATatcttcatcgtcttctAAAACTCCGTCATCAATTAATTCTTATTCGGAAAGTGACACTGAAAACAGTGATTATAtggttgattttgatgaattccAAGATCCTGAACCAGAAATCGATTTGATCAAGAACTTTAATAGGAGACAAATGGAGGCAAAGAGGGCGGCAGAATTGGCAAGACTTGAAAACCTTGCCAAATAtaagaagatgaagaataaTGTGCTTCATAATAACAATAGACTGTCGAAATATTACGACAAAGTCGACAATGACTTCATAGATGATTTCTCTAAAGATAAAGCCTTTGAATCCGTGGAAATAGACACTTCTAAATTGGATCGATTTAAATCCAACACTCCTGCCTTCTCCGCGTTAGAAAGGAAATCGTCCCTACCGGCAATCAAAATGGGAATGGCCACCGGGTTAGAGGGTTCACCTCGGAAGATTCACAGGTTTTCTTCGACAATGGATATAAATAACAACACTTACAACCAAAAGACATTTACTCCAGCAGATACACTAAGAGTAGCTTCCGAGCTAAAGGCATTTAACGGAAAAGAGcttgataatattgatgattttgactTAACAATCACGTATTCGGATTATAAGAAATTGAAACGCAAGAGTcaaaagtttgatttgTCAAAATATACAGAACCCACGTCTCATCGAAATCATAATCACCACCATAGctcaaaacaacaaaacagTGATCAAAAACTAATACACTTGACTCCGCAAAATGTCTCACAAACTGCCAAGTTGACGAAAGAAGGAAAGCTCAAACTCATACGCTCGTTAGGGAGACCTAAGGTTAGGAAAGTAATGCCTGGTCATATGTATGGTGAAATAGTGTACGATCcacaattgaagaaatggatgGGTAACGAGGAGGATGCAGAAAAATTCGAGTCAATAACATCGTCGAAACCCAAACTGATAAACAATAATTCCATGCCACAGGTTGTTGGTAATATGATATATGATGATAAAAAATTACGTTGGATCAGCATGACTGGAAATTATGAAGATGATCCGTTTGACGAAGACTTTGATACCACGATAAAACTGACCGAAAAGAAAGCCAGTACTAAAATAGGAAAAGGCACTGGTGGTAGCGCTTTTGGGAGATTGGTGCCATCAGAGTCTACAATATCTATATCTGAAAACCTTAAGAATCCCAACAACCATTTTAGGGTCCATCCTGATATGTATAAAAGCTGGAAGAATGAAGAGGAAAGGTGGGTTAGAAAAGTTGGAAACTGGTTTCCAAATGATGAACATGCTCATGAATTCAAATATGACCTtaagatttttttgaatcaacaatga